In a single window of the Spirochaetota bacterium genome:
- a CDS encoding 6-hydroxymethylpterin diphosphokinase MptE-like protein has translation MNTIEFFLEPSKENYHTLRVKAEDGSFRYIHSKYYPTKESTYLQDIVNPEKYDACIIVGIGLGYHLAYLATCIPFFKQIICIDINNYLTNANIPPDIQAIIHHPSVQLVFVDPNNLQQVRDTIQLQFIKGIQVIDHPASFHAFPHIFSSIKKIIQQIVDKSVSNHLTSSLFAYRYLKNALLNLNQLPNCVPVSQCKTIHVNQPCIIVAPGPSLDETLYHLKENQHHCIIISVDSALKALHAHSITPDYIVSIDPQPIVFAHLFPTQPTIPVITAPTAHPMIFSFPAIISLNTHPICQLLEELFPGIIGSVDSRTGTVLGDAVTFAIFSGCNPIAIAGADFSFPNLVTYAQSTEYHYRYQLMHSRHTPLETKNMNYIIQTSKRTGSAIFSRKNFIQYHDALDAILPEGTPIFHINPVLPLNHAKTITITQFLTLPQVSRNTKKMKPPLFQPLSHTINLRKVYTILNDETMLTTILKSSRVHDYTNIQRIHHLLHME, from the coding sequence ATGAATACAATAGAATTTTTTTTAGAACCCAGCAAAGAAAACTACCATACACTTCGTGTAAAGGCAGAAGATGGCAGTTTTCGCTATATTCACAGTAAATACTACCCAACAAAAGAATCAACATACTTACAGGATATTGTCAACCCTGAAAAATACGATGCCTGTATTATTGTAGGCATTGGCCTTGGATACCATCTGGCATATTTGGCCACTTGCATACCTTTTTTTAAACAGATTATCTGCATTGATATAAATAACTATCTAACCAATGCCAACATCCCACCAGATATACAGGCAATTATTCATCACCCCTCAGTACAATTGGTATTTGTGGATCCCAATAATCTTCAGCAAGTACGTGATACTATTCAGTTACAATTCATCAAAGGTATACAGGTCATTGACCATCCTGCTTCTTTTCATGCTTTCCCGCACATTTTTTCATCCATAAAAAAAATCATACAGCAGATAGTAGACAAATCAGTATCAAATCATCTTACGTCATCATTGTTTGCATACCGATATTTAAAAAATGCATTATTGAATTTGAACCAATTACCCAATTGCGTTCCGGTATCACAATGCAAAACAATTCATGTCAACCAGCCCTGTATTATTGTAGCTCCGGGCCCTTCCCTGGATGAAACACTCTATCACCTAAAAGAGAACCAGCACCATTGTATCATTATATCAGTTGATTCTGCGCTCAAAGCATTACATGCACATTCTATCACACCAGATTATATCGTTTCTATTGATCCACAACCTATTGTATTTGCACATCTTTTTCCCACACAACCTACTATACCTGTAATCACCGCACCTACTGCACACCCAATGATTTTTTCATTTCCGGCAATTATATCATTGAATACACATCCAATATGTCAGTTACTGGAAGAGTTGTTCCCAGGGATTATTGGTTCTGTGGACAGCAGAACAGGAACAGTACTTGGTGATGCAGTAACATTTGCTATCTTTTCGGGCTGTAACCCAATAGCTATTGCAGGTGCAGACTTTTCATTTCCCAATCTTGTTACATACGCTCAATCAACAGAATACCATTACCGTTATCAACTTATGCACAGCCGTCATACACCACTTGAGACAAAAAACATGAACTACATAATCCAAACGTCAAAACGTACGGGAAGTGCAATTTTCTCAAGGAAAAACTTTATACAGTATCATGATGCACTGGATGCCATCCTTCCAGAAGGCACTCCCATATTCCATATTAATCCCGTATTGCCACTTAACCACGCAAAGACAATAACAATCACACAATTCCTTACACTGCCACAGGTCAGCCGCAATACAAAAAAGATGAAGCCACCTTTGTTCCAACCGTTATCACATACAATCAACCTCCGTAAAGTATACACCATTCTTAACGATGAAACAATGCTTACTACTATTTTAAAATCCTCTCGAGTACATGATTATACAAACATTCAAAGAATTCATCATTTATTACACATGGAGTGA
- a CDS encoding amidohydrolase family protein, whose translation MIIDGHTHIFTDDMVQNKERYCDDRQFSLLYYGKARIAHAEILVDSMEQNGIDASLVLGFTWQNEEYAHMHNDYLATVQHKYKGKIYAFGAIAMKGDLYKQIESIKKLGLYGIGEIAFYADGFNEEEEMLLGQILAIAEKFALPVCLHVNEPVGHMYAGKYYTDMRSLFALCSHYTKIPIICSHWGGGFLFYELMPEVKKSLTHVYYDTAATPFLYESGIYYLAVQVCGKEKILFGSDFPLLEYSRYKQHIEALGESTEHILYKNVKKVLGIP comes from the coding sequence ATGATCATTGATGGGCATACACATATTTTTACTGATGATATGGTGCAAAACAAAGAGCGCTATTGTGATGACAGGCAATTTTCGCTGCTTTATTATGGCAAAGCACGCATAGCACATGCTGAAATACTTGTAGATTCAATGGAACAAAATGGCATAGACGCCTCCCTGGTGCTGGGTTTTACCTGGCAAAATGAAGAGTATGCTCATATGCATAATGACTATCTTGCTACTGTACAGCATAAATATAAAGGAAAAATATATGCATTTGGGGCGATAGCTATGAAAGGGGATCTGTACAAACAGATAGAATCAATTAAAAAGCTGGGATTATATGGTATTGGTGAAATAGCTTTTTATGCTGATGGATTTAACGAAGAAGAGGAAATGTTACTGGGACAGATTCTTGCTATAGCTGAAAAGTTTGCTTTACCTGTTTGTCTTCATGTCAATGAACCGGTGGGGCATATGTATGCTGGAAAATATTATACAGATATGCGCAGTCTTTTTGCATTGTGTTCGCATTATACTAAAATACCAATTATTTGTTCACACTGGGGAGGAGGGTTTTTATTTTATGAGTTAATGCCTGAAGTTAAGAAATCTTTGACTCATGTTTACTATGATACGGCAGCAACCCCTTTTCTGTATGAATCTGGTATTTATTATTTAGCTGTACAGGTGTGCGGAAAAGAAAAAATACTATTTGGGAGCGACTTCCCGCTCCTGGAGTATTCACGCTATAAACAGCACATAGAAGCACTGGGAGAAAGTACTGAGCATATCCTGTATAAGAATGTGAAAAAAGTATTGGGAATACCGTGA
- the hisD gene encoding histidinol dehydrogenase, translating into MIAIKKLSDLTGEERNKLFQRFGDDFTGIMVNTVIPIVQKVRDEGDRAVIEFTQQFDGVNLQEVCATEKEIKTAYHNTDAKVIDSFIKAIENIREFHLHQKRDSFIYTREDGTTLGMLYQPLESAAVYVPGGKASYPSSVLMGVIPAQIAGCKHISIITPPAKDGTIAPYIGAMAHILGITTIIKSGGAQGIAAAAFGTHTVPKADIIVGPGNIYVTAAKAYLFSQGVIQIDSLAGPSEVLIIADEHANPHWVAWDLLSQAEHEEMAIAILVTTSESLAHEVITYIEEDINSGRGRHAIKKRAIKNAHIILVSSVEEAIDFSNNYGPEHMELIVENPLHYLTQIKNVGSLFLGAYAPVAVGDYFSGTNHVLPTGGAARFSSGLGVETFMRRTSFQYLTPSALKHATEHVSRMSQVEGFDDKHGDSLRIRFR; encoded by the coding sequence ATGATAGCTATCAAGAAATTATCTGATTTGACGGGAGAAGAACGCAATAAACTGTTTCAACGTTTTGGCGATGATTTTACCGGAATAATGGTTAATACTGTTATCCCCATTGTTCAGAAAGTGCGTGATGAGGGTGACCGGGCTGTTATTGAATTTACACAACAATTTGACGGGGTAAATTTACAAGAGGTATGCGCAACAGAAAAGGAAATTAAAACAGCGTATCATAATACTGATGCAAAAGTTATTGATTCGTTTATAAAGGCAATAGAAAACATACGGGAATTCCATTTACACCAGAAGAGGGATTCGTTCATATACACACGGGAGGATGGCACTACACTGGGTATGCTGTATCAACCATTGGAAAGTGCAGCGGTATATGTTCCCGGTGGTAAAGCGTCATATCCTTCATCAGTATTGATGGGAGTTATACCAGCCCAGATTGCAGGATGCAAGCATATTTCAATAATAACTCCACCTGCAAAGGATGGGACCATAGCTCCGTATATTGGGGCAATGGCACACATACTGGGCATCACAACCATAATAAAATCCGGCGGTGCACAGGGTATTGCCGCTGCGGCGTTTGGAACACACACAGTGCCCAAGGCTGACATTATTGTGGGACCCGGCAATATCTATGTAACTGCTGCCAAAGCCTATCTTTTCAGCCAGGGAGTCATTCAGATTGATTCACTGGCAGGGCCAAGTGAGGTATTAATAATAGCCGATGAACATGCCAACCCTCACTGGGTAGCATGGGATTTACTGTCACAGGCAGAGCATGAAGAGATGGCCATTGCAATTCTTGTGACAACCTCTGAATCGCTTGCACATGAAGTAATAACATATATTGAAGAAGATATAAACTCAGGCAGAGGCAGGCATGCAATCAAAAAAAGGGCAATAAAAAATGCTCATATTATTCTTGTCTCATCAGTTGAGGAAGCAATAGATTTTTCCAATAATTACGGCCCTGAACATATGGAATTGATTGTGGAAAATCCACTTCACTATCTTACACAAATAAAAAATGTGGGCTCACTTTTTCTTGGGGCGTATGCTCCTGTTGCAGTTGGTGATTATTTTTCAGGGACTAACCACGTACTACCCACAGGGGGTGCTGCCCGCTTTTCATCCGGGCTTGGTGTTGAAACGTTTATGCGCCGTACATCATTTCAGTATCTGACACCTTCAGCACTCAAGCATGCTACAGAGCATGTATCCCGCATGTCACAGGTAGAAGGGTTTGATGATAAACATGGCGATTCGTTAAGAATAAGGTTCAGGTAA
- a CDS encoding DnaJ domain-containing protein — MKYRDNLYELLDVSPLSSKEEIRRAFCTKVKSLHPDSTGLSSERFTVELQKVIEAYRILMDDRERAHYDATRLQYPKKLEKHYIPQKRIRYSISLKDLLKKEFLPKKMRRKDIIHEFDHDIEIVCTQQEIAKGAVALVQLPSRILCPLCNGQHRDCYVCNGLGRISSASTFEIELPADITKTTILTVDLRKYRPATFTDLTIKYLRIKVTII; from the coding sequence ATGAAATATAGAGATAATCTTTATGAGCTTCTGGACGTATCCCCTCTTTCATCAAAGGAGGAAATACGAAGAGCTTTCTGTACCAAGGTTAAATCGTTACATCCTGACAGCACAGGTTTAAGCTCTGAAAGATTTACCGTAGAACTTCAAAAGGTAATTGAAGCATACCGCATCCTCATGGATGATAGAGAGCGTGCTCACTATGATGCCACACGTTTACAATATCCCAAAAAACTTGAAAAGCACTATATACCCCAAAAACGCATCAGGTACTCTATATCGCTGAAGGATCTATTAAAAAAGGAGTTTTTACCAAAAAAGATGCGTCGCAAGGATATTATTCATGAATTTGATCATGACATTGAGATAGTATGCACACAACAGGAGATTGCCAAAGGGGCAGTTGCGTTGGTCCAGTTGCCATCCCGTATACTGTGTCCTCTGTGTAATGGGCAGCACCGTGATTGCTATGTATGCAATGGATTGGGACGGATATCCAGTGCTTCAACATTTGAGATTGAACTTCCAGCTGATATAACAAAAACTACAATACTAACCGTTGACCTTAGAAAATATAGGCCCGCTACTTTTACAGATCTAACTATAAAGTACCTTCGTATAAAAGTCACCATTATATAA
- a CDS encoding mannose-1-phosphate guanylyltransferase produces the protein MNVIPVILAGGSGTRLWPLSNEGKPKQFHNITGEGTLLELTINRLKPLNPDFCLIVTARMYEEMSYDELKKTGLKGSIISEPMPRNTAPAILYAATYLSKLYDDAIMLILPADHYIKKTDVFVTILKKAIEHAHNNHLVTIGITPTYPETGYGYIKAYDDPSEVKPVEMFVEKPNLETAKKYLREGNYFWNSGIFVWKISVILEYYQKLMPKLYQAFQPLRDLTVEQLTQNDELPWEIKRNVFSQVDAISIDYGIMEKADQRYVIPGEFGWADLGSWASIDDVLSPNTDMNRSPYPEKVIFHLSKNCTVFPETKLIAVVGLHDVVVVDSGNEILVMDKNASQDLREVVNRIKNNR, from the coding sequence ATGAACGTTATTCCTGTAATACTTGCCGGTGGTTCAGGCACTAGGCTATGGCCACTCAGCAATGAAGGAAAACCCAAACAATTTCATAATATTACAGGCGAAGGCACATTGCTTGAACTGACAATTAACAGGCTTAAACCACTCAATCCTGATTTTTGCCTTATCGTTACCGCACGCATGTATGAAGAAATGTCCTATGATGAATTAAAAAAAACAGGGCTAAAAGGAAGCATTATCTCTGAACCTATGCCTAGAAATACCGCACCGGCAATTCTCTACGCAGCAACCTATCTTTCCAAATTATACGATGATGCCATAATGCTCATATTGCCTGCTGATCATTATATCAAAAAAACAGATGTATTTGTAACTATTCTAAAAAAAGCAATTGAACATGCACATAACAATCATCTGGTAACTATCGGCATTACCCCAACATATCCGGAAACAGGATATGGATATATAAAAGCCTATGATGATCCTTCAGAAGTAAAACCCGTTGAGATGTTTGTTGAAAAACCAAATTTAGAAACAGCAAAAAAATACCTCAGGGAAGGTAATTACTTCTGGAACAGTGGTATTTTTGTATGGAAAATATCTGTTATTCTAGAATACTATCAAAAACTAATGCCAAAACTATACCAGGCATTTCAACCACTGCGCGATCTCACGGTAGAACAGCTAACTCAAAACGACGAACTACCATGGGAAATCAAGCGAAATGTATTCTCACAAGTTGATGCAATATCTATTGATTATGGCATTATGGAAAAAGCTGACCAGCGGTATGTAATCCCTGGTGAATTTGGATGGGCTGATTTAGGAAGCTGGGCTTCAATTGATGATGTACTATCGCCCAACACCGATATGAACCGATCTCCCTATCCTGAAAAGGTTATTTTTCACCTTTCAAAAAATTGTACAGTATTCCCTGAGACTAAGCTCATTGCAGTGGTTGGCCTGCATGACGTTGTTGTGGTGGATTCAGGAAATGAAATCCTCGTTATGGATAAGAACGCATCCCAGGATCTCAGGGAAGTTGTGAACCGTATCAAGAACAACCGTTAA
- a CDS encoding LEA type 2 family protein: protein MKTRKILLLVSMISLLFYITCTTFDPSMLQKKPTVTFKDFQFKEITLTDMTMLFSLDVENPYPVTLYLDSIQSQIYIDTFSLFSLQSADKLKLSSNSKTNKTFTVTITYEQLIKAVKEYYNKDSIVITVKGTIAFSLPPSIQIVQSIAVPFTIKKEIPTIKPTIDIAHFKIIPPSLSDLKNIVKNINPLEIPSLYTDIQNFCQGKGIPDSISKFDIPLSVAFDIIIKNKTKAALVGKSLNYNFILHDSEIAKGQPTIQNADGASKINCLTTLSTKNISKGLTQAIAQKNIQYTMKGNMLFNAALKGTELPVPFTINQQGAIKW, encoded by the coding sequence ATGAAAACCAGAAAAATTCTATTATTAGTATCGATGATTTCTTTACTGTTTTATATAACCTGTACTACATTTGATCCATCAATGTTGCAGAAAAAACCCACTGTTACTTTTAAAGATTTTCAATTCAAAGAAATAACACTGACCGATATGACCATGCTCTTTTCACTGGATGTTGAAAATCCTTATCCTGTAACATTGTACTTAGATTCAATACAAAGTCAAATATATATTGATACATTCTCACTATTTTCACTACAATCTGCAGATAAACTTAAACTATCCAGCAATTCAAAAACAAACAAAACATTTACTGTTACTATCACATACGAACAACTTATAAAGGCTGTGAAAGAATATTACAATAAAGATTCAATTGTTATAACAGTAAAAGGTACTATTGCTTTTTCATTGCCACCATCAATCCAAATTGTACAATCAATAGCGGTTCCCTTTACTATTAAAAAGGAAATCCCAACTATTAAACCAACGATTGATATTGCACATTTTAAAATAATACCTCCTTCGCTATCAGATTTAAAAAATATCGTAAAAAATATCAATCCACTAGAAATTCCTTCTCTGTATACTGATATCCAGAACTTTTGCCAGGGAAAGGGGATTCCTGATAGCATTTCAAAATTTGATATACCCCTATCAGTTGCATTTGATATCATAATCAAAAATAAAACAAAGGCTGCCTTGGTCGGAAAATCACTCAATTACAATTTTATACTGCACGACAGTGAAATAGCTAAAGGCCAGCCAACCATACAGAATGCTGATGGTGCGTCAAAAATTAACTGTTTAACTACTTTGAGCACCAAAAATATTAGCAAAGGCCTGACACAGGCTATTGCACAAAAGAATATTCAGTACACCATGAAAGGGAATATGCTCTTCAATGCTGCATTAAAAGGGACAGAACTACCTGTACCATTTACCATTAATCAGCAGGGCGCCATTAAATGGTAA
- a CDS encoding lytic transglycosylase domain-containing protein, with protein MIIRTYTWMVTLLTLGIFSFLSCSDVVLPQGLSELGFYSNNKTIIQTLEQKGELSYTEHFMLGLAYKDAKDYKKSIYHFANSCFVERRATKLSLYPQPVYRFVSRFALKSYLYNDAIYEIAKGFMYYQEYGYVIKLIDLMKNEKTGVFRDAQILKAEALGQLKQFGQAEKVLQKSISKFKDVDSLAWLYIKLASLYEKQDKYPDAVDSYYNLLKISTASWQSEIAAKRILQIATKNPDISLNPDETLLIIEALYNTKNYQDIVSIDQSLLHITADSTKKFHLDLIRIKTLCQLGKWDSLKTIYDVYQGTDYRYDIAATIVDTLWYNDKKGQAMQWLAKLENAENPKFKQKVLYYKALYAVQRKETDPKLVDEYVAHYPDDTATQELLWLFSKNTITNTKTALYYLEKYYSTFGTRGKYADEVCFWLYNLKNPENPDEAAAIAYSMIAFLPHSAYTWILLERLSSQYSMEKLSSDFSMALQTDNLVATLFTHAMLTYKERENKKRLQRLGMIKKYFPKSREIQYNHIPTRDGKLSLHIPGEIVTRIEHYFSIGYSEGINRELVLYTDSDTNDVYVLQYLFGLKYKNYFLSAQGLVQLLKRLDIKENIFLMHDDTIESILPKPFVQCVTQSSQKYDIREPLIYAVMKAESFFNPYAESSAGAIGLMQLMMPTAKEIAKKIGVGQINKEMLKDPCVSIELGTYYISWLMKNLKNDITLVSAAYNAGIGNVLKWRYDNEDMFTVMTPFAETKGYIERIKKFYYQYQLVYDLSRQ; from the coding sequence ATGATTATAAGAACATATACATGGATGGTTACTCTATTAACGTTAGGTATATTTTCATTTCTTTCCTGTTCTGATGTTGTTTTGCCGCAGGGGTTATCTGAATTAGGATTCTATAGCAATAATAAAACTATAATTCAAACATTAGAACAGAAAGGGGAGCTATCGTACACTGAACATTTCATGTTGGGATTGGCGTATAAGGATGCTAAAGACTATAAGAAGTCAATATATCACTTTGCTAATAGCTGTTTTGTTGAACGGAGAGCTACAAAATTATCTCTATATCCGCAGCCAGTCTATCGATTTGTTAGCCGTTTTGCTCTAAAATCATATTTATATAATGATGCAATATATGAAATTGCAAAAGGATTCATGTACTATCAGGAATATGGATATGTAATAAAATTAATTGATTTGATGAAAAATGAAAAAACAGGAGTATTCCGTGATGCACAGATACTTAAAGCTGAAGCGTTAGGACAACTGAAACAGTTTGGACAGGCTGAAAAGGTATTACAGAAGAGTATTTCAAAATTTAAAGATGTAGACTCGCTGGCATGGTTGTATATAAAATTAGCTTCACTGTATGAGAAGCAGGACAAATATCCTGATGCAGTGGATAGCTATTATAACCTATTAAAAATAAGCACAGCAAGCTGGCAATCTGAAATTGCAGCAAAGCGGATATTACAGATTGCAACTAAAAATCCTGATATTTCATTAAACCCTGATGAAACACTGCTTATTATTGAAGCTTTGTATAATACAAAAAATTACCAGGATATTGTTTCTATAGATCAAAGCCTTTTACACATTACGGCCGATAGCACAAAAAAATTTCATCTTGATCTGATACGGATAAAAACATTATGTCAGTTGGGTAAATGGGATTCCTTGAAAACAATATATGATGTATATCAGGGAACCGATTATCGGTATGATATTGCTGCTACCATAGTGGATACATTATGGTATAATGATAAAAAGGGACAGGCCATGCAGTGGCTGGCAAAACTGGAAAATGCTGAAAATCCAAAATTTAAACAGAAGGTGCTGTATTATAAAGCACTCTATGCTGTCCAGAGAAAAGAAACAGATCCTAAGCTTGTAGATGAATATGTGGCACACTATCCTGATGACACGGCTACACAGGAATTATTGTGGTTGTTTTCCAAAAATACTATCACCAATACAAAAACTGCATTATATTATCTTGAGAAATATTATTCTACATTTGGTACAAGAGGGAAATATGCTGATGAGGTGTGTTTCTGGCTTTATAATCTAAAAAATCCAGAAAATCCGGATGAAGCTGCTGCAATAGCCTATTCTATGATAGCGTTTTTGCCTCATTCTGCTTATACATGGATATTGCTTGAGCGACTATCATCGCAGTATTCAATGGAAAAGCTTTCATCTGATTTTTCAATGGCGCTTCAAACAGATAATCTGGTAGCTACTCTTTTTACCCATGCTATGTTAACCTATAAAGAGCGAGAAAATAAAAAACGCTTACAGCGGCTGGGCATGATAAAAAAATATTTTCCAAAATCTCGTGAAATACAGTATAATCATATTCCCACACGTGATGGGAAGCTATCATTACACATTCCAGGTGAGATAGTTACCAGGATTGAACATTACTTTTCAATAGGGTACAGTGAGGGAATAAATAGAGAATTGGTTTTATACACTGATTCCGATACCAATGATGTATATGTGCTACAATACCTTTTTGGATTAAAGTATAAAAATTATTTTCTTTCAGCTCAGGGTTTAGTTCAGCTTTTAAAGCGGTTAGATATAAAAGAAAATATATTTTTAATGCATGATGATACAATAGAAAGCATTTTACCAAAGCCATTTGTTCAATGTGTAACACAGTCTTCACAAAAGTATGATATACGTGAACCTTTGATTTATGCTGTGATGAAAGCTGAATCCTTCTTCAACCCCTATGCTGAATCCTCAGCAGGTGCTATAGGCCTTATGCAATTAATGATGCCTACTGCAAAAGAAATAGCTAAAAAAATAGGAGTTGGCCAGATTAATAAGGAAATGTTAAAGGATCCCTGTGTGTCCATAGAATTGGGAACATATTATATTTCCTGGTTAATGAAAAATTTGAAAAATGATATTACATTGGTTTCGGCTGCATATAATGCGGGTATAGGCAATGTATTGAAATGGCGTTACGATAATGAAGACATGTTCACTGTTATGACCCCATTTGCTGAGACCAAGGGCTATATTGAACGTATTAAAAAGTTTTACTATCAATATCAGTTGGTATACGATTTAAGCAGACAGTAA
- a CDS encoding FecR family protein: MKQCIRNSVIIILSLFFTVNAMAKPVGKILDLSGDVDITSASGKRIIPDEGTILEDTDKIRTGRKSFVSVLLNDGSKLFIREISVLYVKDIRLKEADQPTKIQMITGKLRVIAAKTIKGSSVIVYTPTAIAGVRGTDFGIIATQFETKVVVFKGEVEVANRDTNILKSYILKDREETRVSYQQPPEEPVTVPDYMLPKWFDSYVIDEKRNIIIKIKQEEGLIDQLLRKKDF; encoded by the coding sequence ATGAAGCAATGTATAAGGAATAGTGTAATAATCATTTTATCCCTGTTTTTTACTGTTAATGCAATGGCAAAGCCGGTGGGGAAAATCCTGGATTTGTCGGGGGATGTTGATATTACATCAGCTTCAGGAAAACGAATAATTCCTGATGAGGGGACAATACTGGAAGATACAGATAAAATCAGGACTGGAAGAAAATCGTTTGTATCTGTTTTATTAAATGATGGAAGCAAACTGTTTATCCGGGAGATATCGGTGCTATATGTTAAGGATATCAGATTAAAAGAGGCCGATCAGCCTACAAAAATTCAAATGATTACCGGCAAATTGCGGGTAATTGCAGCAAAAACAATAAAGGGCAGCAGTGTGATTGTTTATACACCTACAGCAATTGCGGGGGTAAGGGGTACTGATTTTGGCATTATAGCAACACAATTTGAAACCAAGGTTGTGGTTTTCAAAGGCGAAGTAGAAGTTGCAAACAGGGATACAAATATATTAAAATCATATATATTAAAAGATAGAGAAGAAACAAGGGTTTCCTATCAACAACCTCCTGAAGAACCCGTTACAGTTCCTGATTATATGTTGCCCAAGTGGTTTGATAGTTATGTAATTGATGAAAAGAGAAATATTATTATCAAGATTAAACAGGAGGAAGGATTAATTGACCAGCTCCTGCGGAAAAAAGATTTTTAA
- a CDS encoding HEAT repeat domain-containing protein — MTSSCGKKIFNGLLIWMLSILIGSCNSIKPITGYDSVLLYYENGYKSDNWKTRLEAIKAVASIKGERAENLIIQALHDPHNAVKIEALQILSKRPIKRARVYIRDLALNSQNDNVRWNALRTLSHYRDPRDVSIFIYNFNNDDWLIREASIIGLLSIDDYSTKYIHMNIIIKALDDPSISVKFAVLSHLTIKDTALYSKLIQMLQEENNPPSLLIAILQALQAYTIEEKDRDKIVELLTHSNATVRITALHTLKGKKDM; from the coding sequence TTGACCAGCTCCTGCGGAAAAAAGATTTTTAATGGATTGTTGATATGGATGCTCAGTATTTTGATTGGGTCATGTAATTCCATCAAGCCTATTACCGGATATGATTCTGTTCTGTTATACTATGAAAATGGATACAAAAGTGATAACTGGAAAACCCGGTTAGAAGCTATAAAGGCGGTTGCATCAATTAAAGGTGAAAGAGCTGAAAACCTTATTATTCAAGCTTTACATGATCCGCATAATGCTGTAAAAATTGAAGCTTTGCAAATACTTTCTAAAAGGCCAATCAAACGGGCACGTGTTTATATAAGGGATTTAGCCCTCAATAGCCAGAATGACAATGTGCGATGGAATGCTTTGCGTACATTATCTCACTACCGCGATCCCCGTGACGTATCTATTTTTATTTATAATTTCAATAACGACGATTGGCTAATCAGAGAAGCATCTATCATAGGATTACTAAGTATTGATGACTACTCAACAAAGTATATTCATATGAATATTATTATTAAGGCTCTAGATGATCCATCTATAAGTGTTAAGTTTGCTGTGCTGTCACATCTTACTATCAAAGATACTGCATTATACAGTAAACTTATCCAGATGTTACAAGAAGAAAATAATCCACCATCTCTTCTGATTGCCATATTACAAGCTTTACAGGCATATACAATTGAAGAAAAGGACAGGGATAAAATTGTTGAACTGCTTACCCACAGCAATGCAACTGTCAGGATAACAGCCTTGCATACGTTAAAGGGTAAGAAAGATATGTGA